In a single window of the Elaeis guineensis isolate ETL-2024a chromosome 4, EG11, whole genome shotgun sequence genome:
- the LOC105042640 gene encoding O-fucosyltransferase 16-like, which produces MGLQRRRHHHRWVIPAVPATYTLSAATFLLLLVFAFLSLLAPPLPDHPSFPHPLFRHRCSNLPSLLLKNPVQMQRNVVAADPFRVPNGGGSPVSDLWGSKQARYFYGCSNASSEFAKEEAITQPNRYLMIATSGGLNQQRTGITDAVVAARILNATLIVPKLDQKSFWKDASDFAEIFDVDWFISSLSKDVKIIKQLPNKGGKVIGTPYTMRVPRKCAPTCYETRVLPVLLKKHIVQLTKFDYRLSNKLEIDLQKLRCRVNYHALRFTDPIQEMGDRLIQRMKAKSKHFIALHLRFEPDMLAFSGCYYGGGEKERTELGVMRKRWKTLHTSNPDKERRHGKCPLTPEEVGLMLRALGFGKDVHIYVASGEVYGGEETLAPLKALFPNFHSKETLASMEELAPFAAFSSRMAALDFIVCDGSDVFVTNNNGNMARMLAGRRRYFGHRRTIRPNAKKLYSVFLNRTSMTWEVFASKVRTFQKGFMGEPNEVRPGRGEFHENPSTCICENSKEESAATSHFQRKIGIENGKPNSTRSMPTDNISSDEVSDWRDFDYGENTPLGSLLNGTDQEYNLFIRSEVADLQEMFSD; this is translated from the exons ATGGGGTTGCAGCGGCGGCGCCACCACCACCGGTGGGTGATCCCGGCGGTGCCGGCGACCTACACCCTCTCCGCCGCCacgttcctcctcctcctcgtcttCGCCTTCCTCTCCCTCCTCGCCCCGCCCCTCCCCGACCACCCATCCTTTCCCCACCCCCTCTTCCGCCACCGCTGCTCCAACCTCCCCTCCCTCCTG CTTAAGAATCCGGTGCAGATGCAGAGGAATGTGGTTGCTGCCGATCCATTTCGTGTTCCG AATGGAGGCGGGAGTCCGGTGAGTGATCTGTGGGGTTCGAAGCAGGCCAGATACTTCTACGGATGTAGCAATGCGAGCAGCGAGTTTGCGA AGGAGGAAGCCATCACTCAACCCAATCGGTATTTGATGATCGCAACTAGTGGAGGATTAAATCAGCAGCGAACAGGG ATAACAGATGCTGTCGTTGCAGCACGCATTTTGAATGCGACACTTATTGTTCCTAAGCTGGATCAGAAGTCATTCTGGAAGGATGCCAG CGATTTTGCTGAAATCTTTGATGTTGACTGGTTCATATCCTCTCTCTCAAAGGACGTTAAAATTATAAAACAGCTCCCAAACAAGGGTGGAAAAGTAATTGGAACTCCTTACACAATGCGTGTTCCGAGGAAGTGTGCACCAACATGCTATGAAACTCGAGTTTTACCTGTTCTTTTGAAAAAGCAT ATTGTTCAGTTAACGAAGTTCGACTACAGGCTTTCAAACAAGTTGGAGATTGATCTTCAAAAACTGAGATGTAGAGTTAATTATCATGCCCTCAGATTTACAGATCCTATACAGGAAATGGGTGACAGGCTGATTCAGAGAATGAAGGCAAAAAGCAAGCACTTTATTGCCCTTCACCTGAG ATTTGAACCTGATATGCTTGCCTTCTCTGGGTGCTATTATGGAggaggagaaaaggagaggacAGAATTGGGTGTGATGCGCAAGAGGTGGAAAACCTTACAT ACAAGCAACCCAGACAAGGAACGCAGGCATGGGAAATGTCCACTAACACCTGAAGAGGTAGGCCTTATGCTGAGAGCATTGGGATTTGGCAAAGATGTTCACATCTATGTGGCATCCGGTGAGGTCTATGGGGGAGAGGAGACATTGGCACCTCTGAAGGCACTCTTTCCTAATTTTCATTCAAAAGAAACTTTAGCAAGCATGGAGGAGTTGGCACCATTTGCAGCATTTTCATCTCGCATGGCTGCCCTTGACTTCATTGTGTGTGATGGCAGTGATGTATTTGTAACAAACAACAATGGGAACATGGCTAGGATGTTGGCTGGTCGGAG GAGATATTTTGGACATAGGAGAACCATCAGACCAAATGCTAAGAAACTGTACTCTGTGTTTCTGAACCGAACCAGCATGACCTGGGAAGTGTTTGCATCAAAGGTCCGCACTTTTCAAAAGGGATTCATGGGAGAGCCCAATGAGGTTAGACCTGGTAGAGGAGAATTTCATGAAAACCCTTCAACATGTATATGTGAAAATTCCAAGGAAGAATCGGCAGCTACCTCTCACTTTCAGCGAAAGATTGGAATTGAAAATGGGAAGCCTAATTCAACTAGAAGTATGCCGACAGACAATATTTCTAGTGATGAGGTGTCAGATTGGAGGGACTTCGATTATGGAGAAAATACACCTCTAGGGAGCTTACTCAATGGAACAGACCAGGAGTATAACCTCTTCATCAGATCTGAAGTTGCAGACTTGCAAGAAATGTTTTCAGACTAA